One region of Exiguobacterium acetylicum genomic DNA includes:
- the egtB gene encoding ergothioneine biosynthesis protein EgtB encodes MLFETTSYLIEKFATVRNQSIALIEPLEAEDFIIQANSDVSPPKWHIAHTTWFFERMILQEYSEDYRVFHPKYNYLFNSYYNSIGPYQPRQQRGMLSRPTVEDIIAYRAYVDGQMVEFLKEERTPEDQRKIEALVEMGLQHEQQHQELILMDVKYNFFTNPLLPAYQSKSLASDVPENAVKETSFIQFEEGLVEIGHTGDGFAFDNESPRHKTWLHPFELATRPVTNGEYLAFIEAGGYEKSEYWLSDGFATVQKEGWKAPLYWMKDDAGEWTIFTMNGVEPLRLDEPVCHVSFYEADAYSRFIGKRLPTEAEWEWASRQVDSVTKRNMMGSGAFHPVAVEESETTLASMFGNVWEWTSSAYSSYPGSKPLEGALGEYNAKFMCNQMVLRGGACVTPDDHIRETYRNFFPPDKRWLFGGFRLAGDM; translated from the coding sequence ATGCTATTTGAAACGACATCGTACTTAATCGAAAAATTTGCCACTGTTCGTAACCAATCAATTGCCTTGATTGAACCGCTCGAAGCAGAAGACTTCATCATTCAAGCGAATTCAGACGTGAGTCCGCCGAAATGGCACATCGCTCATACGACCTGGTTTTTTGAACGGATGATACTACAGGAATATAGTGAAGACTATCGCGTTTTCCATCCGAAGTACAATTATCTGTTCAATTCATACTACAACTCGATCGGTCCTTACCAGCCTCGTCAACAACGAGGGATGTTGTCACGTCCGACCGTCGAGGACATCATTGCTTACCGGGCATATGTTGATGGACAAATGGTCGAGTTCTTGAAGGAAGAACGGACTCCAGAAGACCAACGGAAAATCGAAGCGTTAGTCGAGATGGGACTACAACACGAACAACAACACCAGGAATTGATCTTGATGGACGTGAAGTATAACTTTTTCACGAATCCACTGTTACCTGCTTATCAATCAAAGTCGTTGGCATCAGATGTGCCTGAAAATGCAGTCAAGGAAACATCGTTTATCCAATTCGAGGAAGGACTCGTCGAGATTGGTCATACAGGAGACGGATTTGCGTTCGACAACGAAAGTCCACGTCATAAAACGTGGCTGCATCCATTTGAACTCGCGACGCGTCCTGTCACGAACGGTGAGTATTTGGCGTTCATTGAAGCAGGGGGCTATGAAAAATCAGAGTATTGGTTATCTGACGGCTTTGCGACGGTGCAAAAAGAAGGCTGGAAAGCCCCGTTATATTGGATGAAGGATGACGCGGGAGAGTGGACGATCTTTACGATGAACGGTGTCGAACCACTTCGTCTCGATGAACCGGTCTGTCATGTCAGTTTTTATGAGGCGGACGCTTATAGTCGCTTTATAGGGAAACGCTTGCCGACAGAAGCGGAATGGGAATGGGCATCTCGCCAAGTCGATTCTGTCACGAAGCGTAATATGATGGGAAGCGGAGCCTTCCATCCGGTAGCCGTTGAAGAGTCAGAGACGACGCTTGCGAGCATGTTCGGAAACGTATGGGAGTGGACGTCGAGCGCTTATAGTTCATATCCAGGCAGTAAACCGCTCGAAGGAGCACTCGGGGAATACAATGCGAAGTTCATGTGTAATCAAATGGTACTGCGTGGAGGAGCGTGCGTGACGCCTGACGATCACATTCGCGAGACATACCGCAACTTCTTCCCGCCTGATAAACGTTGGTTATTTGGCGGCTTCCGATTGGCAGGTGACATGTGA